GTACTTCTATCCCTCCCCAGCTTTTAAAATTGCATAGACTTGAGTTTCTTAGCTTGAAACGTGCTGGATTTGGCGGTGAAGTCCCTCTGGAGTTGGGAAATATGTCAAGCTTGCGTCATTTGGATATTTCAGATAACTTCTGGGACAATGAGGCATGCTTGAAGAGTAGCAGTTTTGATGCATGGGTAAGAAATCTAAGAAGCTTGGAGTTCTTGGATATGAGTAATGTGAACCTGAGCATGGCATCTGAGCACTGGGGTGATGCCCTTAGCGGTCTTCCCAATCTTACCCAGATTCACTTGTCTGACTGTGGGCTCTCAGGTAATATTCCAGATCTCTCAAACCTTACCCGTTTATCACATCTGGATATAGGTGAGAATTCATTCCCGGTTCAACTACCCTCTTGGTTTGAGAATGTGTCCTCATTGGTTTCAGTTGATCTGTCCTCCTGTGGTATAAATGGTTTCATCCCTTCCAATTTCATGCCCCGCTCAAGAATGAGCAATCTTGTGCTTGATTCTAACTACGGCTTGAAAGGAAACCTTTCTTTCATGCTAAGCCATTCTTCCTCACTAGTCGTGCTATCCCTTAGTCAATGTAATTTAACGGGAGTGTTCCCCACTTCTATTGCAAATTTCTCAAAACTTATGACCATGGATCTGGGGTACAACAATTTGGAGGGCAGTATACCATCCTCTTTTGGCAGCTTAACCTCCCTTAGATATCTGCACCTTAATGACAACCACTTAAGTGGTCAGATTCCTCCGTCTCTGTGTCAGCTTCCAACATTGAGTGAGCTCTATCTAGGCCACAACCAGCTGTCAGGAGCAATTCCAGATTGCATTTCAAAGTTGGCCAGTTTAAAGGTATTGTCACTTCGTTCCAGCGGATTAAGAGGGAACATTTCACTTCAACTATTTGAAAATCTAACCCGCCTTGAAGAATTGGACCTTTCAGAAAATCAGTTTGTCATTGACATCTCTACAAGCTGGGTTCCTAAGTTTGCCCACCTGTATATTCTTGAATTGCAGTCTTGCAATATAGAAGGCAACTTCCCTGCATTTTTGTCCCAGCAGTATCAATTGTCCTGGCTAGATCTTTCAGATAACAACATTGTGGGAAATCTTCCTTCGTGGCTGTGGGATCTTCCTAATCTTGATCTGCTCAATCTTTCAAATAACCAACTGGAAGGTTCTCTACCTCGCAAGATATCTCATAGTTTTTATACAGTGGACTTGCATGGGAATAGATTATATGGCTCTCTTCCTGCTCTTGATTTTGCTGCAAATGCATTAGATCTGTCAAATAATGGGTTTAATGGCTCTATTCCTACAACAATTGGGATATTTGACACTCTATCATTGTCAGGGAATAATTTgactggagaaattccaagttctaTATGTAACAATTCAGATTATCATAGAGTTTTGGACCTGTCAAAGAACAAGTTGACAGGTATGATTCCTTCAAATATTGGGCAGTGTTCTAgaatggaaattttaaaattggCTCAAAATGTTTTGCAAGGGGAGATTCCGAAGGAGTTAGGAAATCTGCAGAGTCTTCGCACATTAAATCTCAATGGTAACAGGTTGCAAGGTATTATTCCACCATCTATTGCGAATTGCACAGATCTACAAATATTTGATCTAGGAAATAACAATTTTGAAGGTAGCATTCCTGTTTGGATTGAAAAGTTGACAGATTTGAGAATTCTTAGCTTGGCTTCTAATAAATTTGATggtagaattccaccccagctgtTCAGGTTGCAATATCTTCAAATTCTAGATTTACCTGATAATCAATTATCAGGAAATATACCTTCAGATGTGAGCAAGTTATGTGCTTTGGTCAATAATTCACAAAGTTTTCATTTACAATATTCTTCATATTATCCAGAGCTTTCAACTGTGGACAGAGAGTATGGAATGAATTTTGCTGATGAAGTAACAGTTTGGATAAAAGGAAGGAGAACTCCATACTCTAAAATAATTGGACAAGACAAGTTCATGGATTTGTCACATAATAACTTGTCAGGAAATATTCCTTCAGAATTGAGGCTCTTGAGAGGATTAATTTCTCtcaacatatcaaaaaataatCTAAGTGGGGTAATTCCAGAATCCTTGGGAGCCTTGACTTACTTGGAATCTTTGGATCTTTCAGAAAATAATTTGTTAGGAAAGATTCCTATTCAACTTTTAAATCTCACATTCCTTGCTGTGTTGAATCTTTCTGACAACAAGTTGTCAGGGTTAATACCACAAGGGAAGCAGTTTTCAACCTTTGAGATTTCTTCCTTTCTAGGAAATCCTAATCTTCATGGACCTCCCCTTGAAAACAGGACACAGAGTCTTGGTTTTGGTAGACAACATAATTACAAAGAATTGAATAATACAACCACTGAAAGTGTAGATGCAGTTGTAATGGATCGATGGTGGGCAGTGGGAGTGGGGTTAAGTTACGGAGTGGGATTTGCTACTGTGATTGCAGTGTTGTGCTTCCACATGAAATGGAGATACATGTGCTTTTCTTTCATGGATAATTTTATCTATGACCTTTGTGAATAGTGAATCCCTGAAGCTATTTCACAAAAGATGCTCTGAGCTTTTGCTTGGATTATTCCACATTTGGGTTGTCACTCATTTTTATGTTTGTTTACTTGCATTGTCATGTGtgctattttttctttttcaaatgagTAGTACTACAAAATGTACTCTTTTCTAAATGTATGGATTTTGTTCTTATTTTAACCTTCCACAATTAATGATTAGAATTATAAAACAGGTTAcaaaattttgaaagttgtttccttttatttaaaaattaaatgtagTAATTGTGAAGAAAAATTGATCTATTAAAATgtctatataatattattttacaaGATAAATGCTTTGTTTCTAGATGTTTCACTCATACAACACCTAATTTTCTCTCTCACATATAATAGTCAATGCtaaatacatataaaatttattacattgttctttttaacaattttcttttctctaataaaataaaaaatatacacataaccatattctatatttttaaaggTTGAGATTGAAAACTACAAAATTGCTTAGCTACTTCAACTGAGGCAATGTCTATGCAACCAAcataatgacaataataaagaaTAAATTGCACTTCTAATAAAAAGAGCAAATGAATTATTTTATTAGTTGGATAGCCATTTTGCTTCAAATGATATGGCAAGTTTGATTTTTTGATGTCATTTTATCGATATCAGTATATACAAATGGTAGAAAAGTAGTTTTTTTGGGATAGCACCTAATTTTCTTCAAGTGCTTAGTCATTTTCAAACTTCAAATTGAGTGGTTATAGAAGCATTGTTCTAACAAAATCGTACATGCTTTCCCACTTCCTTATTCTGTGAAAATTataggaaaaagaggaaataaagTTGTCACTCCACTTGTAAAAGTAGTTTGGTCAGCAATGAATAGTAAAAGATGTTTTAGTGTAGAGATGGTAAGATAGGGTGTGGCCCCACTCAAACATGAGTGACAACATGTAGCGCTATCGTGAAAGTTCATCTTCATTTACTTCTAAAACTATGCTAGCCACTTCAAACAAACTCATGTGAATGTACACATAAAAAGACCATTAGTGCATAAAAATATATATGAATTCAACATTAGATTATTATAAACGTGAAGACAAATAGTGTAATTTGGTTTAGTGTCTACCATAGAGTATAGTCTAGCATGTAGAGTTAAAAATATTATGTGATCTAGAAAATGTATTCATGGTGTGATTTATGGAAGAGATTTTGAAAATTATGGATTTGGAACTCATGTTTATCACATGATGTATGCAACCATGTACTGATTTTAAATGATAATATGGATGGAATTGTCATTCAAAAGGATAACATGTATGGATTAACATGTAGACTAATATGGTTAAATGGAGACTTTCTATTGGCTTCCATGATAAATCAATGCATAAAATTCATTTTCTATATACCAAAATGATACATGTAGGAACATATAATTGTGTCGTTTCTATTATGCAAGCACAATGGGTAGGAATTGTATTGACTCATTTTATATGTCAAGCCAGAATACAATGGAAAATATCCATTCGTCCTATTAATTTTGAAACAGAGCTATAGGGAGATTGATTTTGGTTTGCCTCAATTTTGTAAAGAAATTTCAATTCATAGTTTTTTCTTGCAAATGCTGCCAttgttttttcttggtttttttacATGTGTGTAGAGTTCCGTTTGTGCCTTTAGATATTGCCGCCAAATTAATTAGCCAGCCTATTATTAGCAAGTTCTATAGAATTGGGTGGATAGCTGATATGGTTGGTAGACTATAAATGGTTAGCGGTAGTGTTATTTCTTTTCCCTTTGACGATGAGTGGGGGAATGGAAGAGATTAAATGTTAGAGGTATATTTGTAAAGTAGTATGGTGAAGTTTTGCCATATTGAGtttattaaattatattgtatTAAAGGACTGGTCAGCTTTTACCATTCcaagtttattaaattatatatagcctatcaatgataaaaaaaaattcttttttttttcttttaaaagctCTTGACAAATTTAGGTGATCCTTTTTAATGTCTAaatcataaattaaatttattagattttcatagttcatgttgttgattgtaatATATTATTGAGTTCAACTGTGTAAGAATTTTTCGCATCAATGTTTGGGGTCACGTTCCCTaaaccatcatcaagatgaaacaaAATAATTGAAAGAAAATTGAAAGAGAACATAATTTTTAAAGTACTTTGTGGTCTCAAAGAGGGAATTTTATTTTCCACAATATATTTGTAATTATAAATTTGTTGCAAAattaaattgttattaaaaatctgaaaaagaaagaaacatttcaaaaaatttgtTATTGTATTTTAACAAGTAAAAatagggatctgggctagaccggaggttttcttccctccattctttcctatcggtgcccacACCAAATGGAGGTGTATAtgtaattctatctattttttaaattaataaaattctttggcctcggccttttattgataaaaaaaaaaaatgtatattgaaGTATTGAATATATATGTTTCcaaatttatgattttttataaaaattatgtTTTGAAATGATTactattataattattaaaaatgactatataaaattttatttgttaaaatataattattattttaaagttaccttacatttttttttcttttttaacatGAGTTTTTTAAATTGATCTGAAATAAATTTATGaagttaaaaaattataaataaataaaaattgatataTAAAAAATGTATTTAAATAGTACAATTTTGAAGTAATTTCAAAAAAATGAAACATAAAATTTTATTCTTTGTcaacatcttatcattatttttttttaaatgaatcacATTTTACATTttgataaaatttaatttaattttaatgaatattgcaatttactaaatctatttttttttttataagtacATTATTGGCTGAGATATTTGTTGAATTTTTCGGAATTTTTCGCTAAAGTTGGTACTTTgtcttattttggttcatgggactCATTTGAATAAAAAATGCCCTCAAAGAATTGTGTAGATGATGAGTTTTCATGTTGGCGTACCCATAAAAGGATCTCAAGATCAAATCACATAGGTGGCTAGCCTAATATGATACTTACCATAGGATTACCCTATTTATCCATGGGGCAATTTTGTCATTATGTTACAATTTTTTTAGCATACAAGTATATTATGTTAAAggatattattttaaatattgttATAGAATAAAAcagaaaaaatgcaaaataaataagtatattattaattaattattatatttatattaaaattaaaataatttaatgtaatataatttttttaaattaaaaataaaaaacatttattaaataattatgtgTGTTGTAGTAATTCTCATTAaattgaaacttagaacttatgtTAAAATTTAAGGAACAATTCACTGATTATTCTAATTTACTTTGCTAAATGAATGATTTTGTATACTATTTACCATAATTCACTGATTGTTCTAATTTACTTTGCTAAATGAATGATTTTGTATACTATTTACCATAGTGATGATAAAAGTTACTACTATAGATTAAGCATCTTCCATATCTAGAAATTAAATTTTGAACCTCATAATGACCATTGCTTTGGAATATTTATATGGATTTGATTGGTTTGTGTTAATAAACAGAGCTGAAATGATTGAAATAGAATATTTTGGTATAAAATAAGTTATGAAAACAGTgataaattaaatcaaattaatttaatatgaaaatatgatttttaattaatttaaatgaatctTTTGTGCATATGGAAAACTGCTCTCTCTATCATATTACTTTATATAATCAACCTATACCTCTTtatggtgcaattgctagttaataGTGTCTTCGACCAACAAAAACCAACAAATTAACCATAGATGAAGCAATTAACCTTTGGAAAGGAGCAAGCATTAAATTTGAGGAAACTTATGATTGGGATTTCAACTAACAAAATCACAAATTTGACTCTACATGAACTCTCTATGTTCAACATCAACAATTTGACATGCCCATAGTACAACCATTTGAAACAAACCATTACAATCCCTTAAGAAAATATGCTAATAAAGACTTATATATtacacttaaattttatattttaagaaAAATGTTTAAAGTGCGAACTTACCATTTAAAGAAGCAATCTTTTATTATCTGTGGAATGTTGTTTTCTAATTATGCTGAAGGTGTCTCCTTCTATGAAATGGACGACCTCAAAAATTTAATCAGCAGTGTACATTTCACTAGAGGTGTGCAAGACGATTGGAAATGTTTCAACCATTGATAACTCTTCACCCTATTTCGCCATCTGCATATGATGCCGCGCGAATGAATGAAGGACAACGTCCAGTGTGTACTCCTTGCAGTTCTTGAACCTTTTTAAAATCCGTATTGCAGAGTTGTGGGAGCACTGTTTTAGATTTGCTTGAGATTGAGAAATCGTAATTATTACCACGATCTGTATGATAAATACACAGCAAAGCTCAAAGAAATACGTACCTTTTTTATATTTACTTATGATGAATGGTTATCTTTTTATGAGTAAAATGTCTGAAAAGGAAAGCTGTTATATTGTCGTAAGTGATCTATATatgtttgttttgaattttttaatatatcattttattttattcattagggtaatattttttttttcattttttaatttagaATCTACTTTACAACATTATtcgtaattaaaaaaaattaattaaatgagatCAAGATAAATATCAATCCAGTTAGATTTCATTTTCACTACTACAATTATAGGTCATTGTAGATATGCTTTCTAACCATTTCTATATTTCGTCTTTCACTCATTTAAATGTCTAAACATCACTTTGACCTTTTCTATTtatagatatttatttaaataattagtgATGATTAAATTAGAGTATTAGATTTAAAAtacaaattaataataaatattatttacattctatctaatattatattataatttatagattattaacattttttttataattgtaaaaaaaaaattaagttcttaaatttaatattatataacaaataataaattaatttaatattattttgtaattatttatttataaatttaattatatgttataaatataatagtcatagttatttcaattaataatttaatttgtaTACTATAgagatataataaaataatttagattaaattaaatttaatatgattattgaatagattatagaaataaatttgttattaaatttaatactataaaataaatagtaatttaatttaatattaatttatatttatttataaatttattatgatactataaatataaaaataagagTTTCTTAGTTAATAATTAAATTTGTATAATATAGAGGagtaataaaataaattagattaaattaaatttaatatgattATTGAATAGAAAATCAAAGCTaatgttaatttattttaaaatgttattatcaacacataaaattcattagaagagtatgaggttgtatgggcCTTAAGAGGAATTGAACTCATAATGTATATCTCTACTTTCTTGtctcctcctctatctctaaaCATGTCTCCATCTCCCTATCTATTCAtctctcttcctagacctctatatctacATCCATTTACCTCTCTATTTCAACATATTGcttcctccatctctccctctatctctacctCATTATCTCTCCATATGTTTCTACCTCTATATATCTCACCTTCTCTACCTCTATATATATTTCTATCCCTCACTCTCacattctctccctatctctccctctctatatatttatctcttccagttGTTTCTATCCATTTCTcttgatctctccctctctatatatttatctcttccagttGTTTCTATCCATCTCTCttgatctctccctctcctctccatatccctcttcctctccttctccctctccatctctatttatatcttcctctatatctgTCTCCTTacttgtctctctctctccccctcatcctctctctccccctattgcaaacataacatcagGTTATTAGTAATGTACCCTAATTGTCTCCttcatttagagattttgttttaGTCTTGTTTAAATCCTTATATATAGTTGTATATTTGATTTAACTCTATTAATTATCCATTGAGATCttttatatctctctatatatcaccCCCTCTTTTCTTCTTTATTCATGGAGGTCCCTCTCTCTATATCCATATATATTTATCTATCTCTCTTTGTCcaccctcctcttcttcttctcctctcttTCTACctgtctctccccctctctcacccCTATTCTCTCTCCTTCCTCTACTTATTTCTCTCCCCCTCGCTAAGCCTCTTCTATCTCCCCtctcatctctccctccctccatccctaCCCCTTCTCTCCCTCCCATATTTATgcatctctacctctttctctctccctctctatactttgtctctccatctctatttataTATCTCTACTTTCTATTTCTatgtctctctatctatctctctgtctctatttccctctccccccctctctctatatcttaTTGTATTTCCTCATATCTTTtactctctatcactctatctcatcatctagatatctatatctatatccttctctccctcttcctctccctctatatctctttatctctctatctctccctatctatcTCCTTACATCAATCTACCATacatctccctctatctctctctccacccctctatttctagatatgtctccctctctccctcttcctagacctctataccTACATGTTtttgcctctctatctctatctctccatatcacTCTACCCATATATTATTCCTCTCTCTATTCCTCTCCTTATATAACTTCCTATCATGATTCAtctctttccatctctccctctctctccctctcatcatACTTATCTCTTCTAGATCTATGTCTCTTTGTCTTATCTCTTTCTTTATCTCTCCTTCTCATTTTCTCTATATCCCTCTTTACACCTCTATCTCTCCCTCATTCCTCTCtccttgttgcaagcataacatgaCCTTGTTGGTAATTGAACCTGATTATGTTCCTAATTCAAACATTATTTCAATCATGTttagatccttgtaagtggatgcataattgatttgTAGCTAACACTTCTCCATTCATACCTATGCTGGACAAACAACATTACTTGCTAAATGGTCAACCAAATGACCTTATCTACTACACAAATGTaggccaaaaaaaatcaaaatttactcCAATTGTCCTTTTATGCttattcggcatacccattgcacaccaaggtacaATTGCTAGTTATGCCTTCGGCGTACCCTTTATGAAGTATTCCAATTCACTTTACAAATCAATGGTTCTAATTGTCGGAGAGACCTTGCAAGACGATTAAAACACTAGTGATCGTTAGATATCCCGTGAAGTTTTCACTGATATTATGTTTCCCGTCGTCACTTTTTACATGCACAAGCTCTTTTTAAcggttcttttccctttttggggTCCTCGCCATTAATATTCTCGTTCTGCGGCTCGTCGTTGTACTATCTTTGTAGCACCGAATAAAACATTGCCATTACTATTGGGAGCTATATTTCATTACTTCGGAATACACACCAGTACTATTGGGAGCTATATTTGATTAATGAATCTGTACCCTTCGATAGCTCAAATTTGATTGGATAGGATATAAAGGTATGAAGGCTAGTAGTATGAACGTCCACCTAGACCTAGCCACCTAAGCCAACTTTTATAGATTCATGTGTATTTTAATTCAATAGTAATACTAGATAATAAATATGGAGTTtagtaaaaaaaactaaaaaaattaatagGTAGAATTTGATCAGATCTTGTATTCATAAAATTAATAGGTAGAATTTGATTAGATCTTGTATTCTTGAATCACAAGGTATAAGAGAAGTATTTATCTGGCTAGCATGTCTTTTTAAAATGAtggaaaatagattttttttactaattatattttaataaagttGTCTATATCTTTTTCAGTTGTTATTGTAGTTTGACTAGTTTGCAATTTTTTTGGAAATAATAGTGGCAATgacaattattataatttttaagctTTAtaatatgtgtagtcacataaatctgtccagcttaattaaatgaatattttgtatttatttgattaaaaatccactagccatcagttaattaaattaatatttaattaattcatccccaaacattcttctattaattaaataaattattcaatttattttaattaattcattaaatcaaattccattcaattaaataaataaaatctatttatttaataaaatccctttttcctcttttaaataaattaaataaaatatttatttaaatcattatccccatcccacttgcattttcctacaaaatccacttgtatgcctaaaccccttctagaattttctaatcacttctaaataacctaaccccttctctaaactttgtcacattcctaagcaaaagggaagtcacttctcaaaccctcaaagtctttgataaccattaaaggctttcaaccttcaaccactaaatggctcaaagtctttgataaccattgaaggctttcaaccttcaaccacttaatccccaaagtctccaaaaaccattaatggttaacccaaacccttccacatagttaaaacatttgttttgactcaacctctacccaacccaaggttctcatcaagcctttaatgctttgaccatgattatgtcttaatcatttgcacaaaggtttattcttggattaattcctagtccagtgggtaatcctaatttagacttgactcttagcctttagataaccatgaggtcttctcaggcctttaaagcctccaacctcttctttcaacccaaccccatgtggacatttgtcatcatttcattggtgccaatgtgcacatggatccccagctttcaagcttgacccttgattaaacccttcaatcctggccatccattgctccatttttcctataaatagagcccattccttcataatccagatcctgaaaacttgtatgcatctaagctatagacattttagagagcattttagcataagcaatctaacatcttatcattttggttaaaatacatcattttagcatagtattagctttttatttcatatttagagctatactacaatctcaatcctccataagcatccatagggcaaaaagctgctgagagctacactattttggaacttggagaggagaggaacaagggagaagaagctaaggccatgctaagaggcagttggagatgtctcatgatctttgttttacttaatagatatattagcatgtctctttgtgtctcttttggtatgccttcatagatttagttttagattgattaacactaatgttttgtgtgttttgtgttctttgatcatagactaactttgtgccatttaggagggaatcatttggtgaactcgacgtgaatcgaacatgcaaccttctgatattTTTTGTTAATTAACATATTTTacttgttgaaagtgccacacaggtcacgcttcggtgctattgaacacgttctagcgctaccgatACTTTTTCTTTCAGCACTATTGtccctacaatagcgctattgtaaaagttgcAGCGCTTTTGAAATTGTTTAAGCGCTTTTGGGAT
This genomic stretch from Cryptomeria japonica chromosome 8, Sugi_1.0, whole genome shotgun sequence harbors:
- the LOC131857821 gene encoding receptor-like protein EIX2 — encoded protein: MYPLSFKMTAGCGFLLIWVIMLHSQFPFSTGCLQDERSYLLDFKVGYPLGGDSTVASGRQLTGEVRTSLSNLQHLQYLDLSWNDFNGTSIPPQLLKLHRLEFLSLKRAGFGGEVPLELGNMSSLRHLDISDNFWDNEACLKSSSFDAWVRNLRSLEFLDMSNVNLSMASEHWGDALSGLPNLTQIHLSDCGLSGNIPDLSNLTRLSHLDIGENSFPVQLPSWFENVSSLVSVDLSSCGINGFIPSNFMPRSRMSNLVLDSNYGLKGNLSFMLSHSSSLVVLSLSQCNLTGVFPTSIANFSKLMTMDLGYNNLEGSIPSSFGSLTSLRYLHLNDNHLSGQIPPSLCQLPTLSELYLGHNQLSGAIPDCISKLASLKVLSLRSSGLRGNISLQLFENLTRLEELDLSENQFVIDISTSWVPKFAHLYILELQSCNIEGNFPAFLSQQYQLSWLDLSDNNIVGNLPSWLWDLPNLDLLNLSNNQLEGSLPRKISHSFYTVDLHGNRLYGSLPALDFAANALDLSNNGFNGSIPTTIGIFDTLSLSGNNLTGEIPSSICNNSDYHRVLDLSKNKLTGMIPSNIGQCSRMEILKLAQNVLQGEIPKELGNLQSLRTLNLNGNRLQGIIPPSIANCTDLQIFDLGNNNFEGSIPVWIEKLTDLRILSLASNKFDGRIPPQLFRLQYLQILDLPDNQLSGNIPSDVSKLCALVNNSQSFHLQYSSYYPELSTVDREYGMNFADEVTVWIKGRRTPYSKIIGQDKFMDLSHNNLSGNIPSELRLLRGLISLNISKNNLSGVIPESLGALTYLESLDLSENNLLGKIPIQLLNLTFLAVLNLSDNKLSGLIPQGKQFSTFEISSFLGNPNLHGPPLENRTQSLGFGRQHNYKELNNTTTESVDAVVMDRWWAVGVGLSYGVGFATVIAVLCFHMKWRYMCFSFMDNFIYDLCE